The following coding sequences lie in one Periophthalmus magnuspinnatus isolate fPerMag1 unplaced genomic scaffold, fPerMag1.2.pri scaffold_61_arrow_ctg1, whole genome shotgun sequence genomic window:
- the LOC117393632 gene encoding MTOR-associated protein MEAK7-like, whose product MNSNLTSVQQRALCSELEGRVKLKLLFKASIHGFTGAAFHQRCDARGPSISVGYNSSGHVFGGYTSAPFSQTGQYVNDQKAFLFTFKGDALLKYPTTYSNYAVKMVGNSGPYFGKSLILMNGGAAVHSNPGQYYTAFTPDEMHGNDLQLIECEVYQVEGNSSSYTVSILIYYK is encoded by the coding sequence ATGAACTCCAACCTGACaagtgtccagcagagggcgctgtgcaGTGAGCTGGAAGGAAGAGTGAAGCTGAAGCTGCTCTTTAAAGCTTCCATCCACGGCTTCACTGGAGCAGCGTTCCATCAGCGCTGTGACGCCCGAGGACCCTCCATCTCTGTGGGATACAACAGCTCCGGACACGTGTTCGGAGGGTACACCAGCGCCCCCTTCAGTCAGACTGGTCAATATGTCAACGACCAGAAGGCGTTTCTCTTTACCTTTAAAGGAGATGCTCTGCTCAAATATCCCACCACCTACAGTAACTATGCTGTCAAAATGGTCGGTAACTCAGGGCCATATTTTGGAAAAAGTTTGATTCTGATGAATGGAGGCGCTGCTGTTCACAGTAATCCAGGACAATACTACACGGCCTTCACTCCTGATGAAATGCACGGCAACGACCTTCAGCTGATCGAGTGTGAGGTGTACCAGGTGGAAGGTAACTCCTCCAGTTATACAGTGTCTATcttaatatattataaataa